One region of Candidatus Bathyarchaeia archaeon genomic DNA includes:
- a CDS encoding PIN domain-containing protein produces the protein MAVFVDTGVFVALRNADDELHARSKDLMSRALKGDFGRIYTSDYVIDEAVTTALVRTRRHDLAVDVGRYIIDSPRITKLWTTKDIFDVAWDKFKTFKDHPLSFSDCISLAHVKKNGIKQMMSFDSGFDGLAERLY, from the coding sequence GTGGCTGTGTTTGTCGACACCGGCGTTTTTGTTGCGTTGCGAAACGCTGACGACGAGTTGCATGCTAGAAGTAAGGATTTGATGAGTCGGGCGTTGAAAGGTGATTTCGGCAGAATCTATACATCGGATTATGTGATAGACGAGGCAGTAACCACTGCTTTGGTTAGGACAAGAAGGCATGACCTCGCCGTCGACGTTGGTCGCTACATCATAGATTCTCCGCGGATTACGAAGCTTTGGACGACGAAAGACATTTTCGACGTTGCTTGGGACAAGTTCAAAACGTTCAAGGATCATCCACTGAGTTTTTCAGACTGCATATCGCTGGCGCACGTAAAGAAAAATGGTATAAAGCAGATGATGAGTTTCGACTCGGGTTTCGATGGGCTAGCTGAAAGACTGTATTAG
- a CDS encoding YkgJ family cysteine cluster protein: MTRTGKFASYRCSNCGKCCEDTEMELSSDDVRRLEGAGYHRDQFSVLDNLVIRLMNVGGWCYFYSLAERNCRVYRKRPLGCYLYPVVYQVNEGPVADELRLMGHTVSERELRTKGKTLAKLLKKMDSERKCE; encoded by the coding sequence ATGACTCGCACGGGGAAGTTTGCTTCTTATCGTTGTTCCAATTGTGGAAAGTGCTGTGAGGATACTGAGATGGAGCTTTCAAGTGACGACGTCAGAAGACTAGAGGGAGCGGGTTATCACCGAGACCAGTTTTCGGTTTTGGACAATCTTGTGATTCGACTCATGAACGTTGGCGGATGGTGCTATTTCTACAGTCTCGCTGAGAGGAATTGCCGAGTCTATAGGAAAAGACCCTTGGGATGCTATCTTTATCCGGTTGTGTATCAGGTAAATGAGGGTCCAGTAGCTGATGAATTACGCCTGATGGGACACACGGTTTCAGAACGGGAATTGAGAACAAAAGGAAAAACCCTTGCCAAACTCTTGAAAAAGATGGATAGTGAAAGAAAGTGTGAATAG
- a CDS encoding enoyl-CoA hydratase-related protein, whose protein sequence is MSHKTLTYSKEASFLAPEEANIGVITLNRPDALNALNLELINELNTLLDEVAKDEKIRVAVITGAGRAFSVGADLREAQKLDPAGVQSFIESGQRLFDKIENFDKPVIAALNGFTLGGGVELALACDLRIASEDARIGNPEVAVGLIPAWGGTVRLPKIVGKGKAAELILTGGQIDAKEAERIGLVNKTVPADELNSTVMWAAGTIASRAPIAVKEAKKILSRAMEMGMEEGNKMMLESCLICYKSEDIQEGVKAIFEKRAAQFKGK, encoded by the coding sequence GTGTCTCATAAGACCCTCACGTATAGCAAGGAAGCAAGTTTCTTGGCGCCTGAAGAAGCCAACATAGGCGTCATAACCCTGAACCGACCCGACGCCTTAAACGCCCTCAACCTCGAACTCATAAACGAACTCAACACTCTACTCGACGAAGTAGCCAAAGACGAAAAAATCCGCGTCGCCGTCATCACAGGCGCAGGAAGAGCCTTCAGCGTCGGCGCCGACCTACGCGAAGCACAGAAACTTGACCCAGCTGGAGTTCAGAGCTTCATTGAATCCGGACAACGCTTATTCGACAAGATTGAGAATTTTGACAAGCCTGTGATTGCTGCGCTTAATGGTTTCACTTTGGGCGGCGGCGTTGAACTGGCTTTGGCGTGCGACCTACGAATAGCTTCTGAAGACGCCCGCATCGGCAACCCCGAAGTCGCAGTAGGCTTGATTCCAGCGTGGGGCGGAACCGTTAGGCTACCAAAAATCGTGGGCAAAGGCAAAGCAGCCGAACTTATACTCACAGGTGGGCAAATCGACGCCAAAGAAGCAGAACGCATCGGCTTGGTCAACAAGACGGTTCCAGCGGACGAGCTGAATTCAACTGTCATGTGGGCAGCGGGCACAATCGCCAGTCGAGCGCCCATTGCGGTTAAAGAGGCTAAGAAAATCTTGAGCAGGGCTATGGAGATGGGCATGGAAGAAGGAAACAAAATGATGCTAGAAAGCTGCCTGATCTGCTACAAGAGCGAAGACATTCAAGAAGGCGTCAAAGCCATATTCGAGAAACGAGCAGCGCAATTCAAGGGAAAATAA
- a CDS encoding thiolase domain-containing protein, which translates to MTGRIGVVGIGHAKFGKRTDVTIRELAFEAVKPALEDAKLTTAEIDASVVGVAADVWAAQGSPGALIHEYVGMGNKPTFRVEAACATGSAGIRTAWSLIKAGLAEVVLVVGAETMTWVGTPVATEWMARAGDTRWEYPFGITFPGFYALMATRHMHEFGTTRMQMSAVSVKSHKYGAMNPYAHLQKEVTLEEAMKSVPVCQPLNLYDCCLISDGAAAAIVASEEKAKKITDTPVWMEGLGAGSDTMMIAERPSLVGLAATTTAAEQAYKMAAVAPNDIDVACTHDCFSIAEIMSYEDLGFCKKGEGGKYIEQGQSYIGGKVPVNVDGGLKSKGHPLGATGVSMTVEITRQLRGEAGKRQVPNAEIGLTHNVGETGQYCMVHIYKR; encoded by the coding sequence TTGACCGGTAGAATAGGCGTTGTTGGCATCGGACACGCCAAATTCGGCAAACGAACCGACGTCACAATAAGAGAACTAGCCTTTGAAGCGGTCAAGCCAGCTTTGGAAGACGCCAAACTCACAACAGCTGAAATAGACGCTTCAGTCGTAGGAGTCGCCGCAGATGTTTGGGCCGCTCAAGGCTCGCCAGGCGCACTCATCCACGAGTACGTGGGCATGGGCAACAAACCCACATTCCGAGTAGAAGCCGCATGCGCCACGGGAAGCGCAGGCATCCGAACCGCATGGTCATTAATCAAAGCAGGACTAGCTGAGGTAGTCCTCGTAGTAGGCGCAGAAACAATGACATGGGTCGGCACGCCAGTAGCCACAGAATGGATGGCGAGAGCTGGAGACACACGCTGGGAATACCCGTTCGGCATCACGTTTCCAGGCTTCTACGCGCTCATGGCTACTCGGCACATGCATGAATTCGGCACCACACGCATGCAAATGTCCGCAGTATCGGTGAAGAGCCACAAATACGGCGCCATGAACCCCTACGCCCACCTACAAAAAGAAGTCACATTAGAAGAAGCAATGAAATCCGTGCCCGTTTGTCAGCCGCTTAACTTATACGACTGCTGCCTCATCAGCGACGGCGCAGCCGCAGCCATCGTAGCCAGCGAAGAAAAAGCCAAAAAAATAACAGACACACCCGTCTGGATGGAAGGCTTAGGCGCAGGCTCAGACACCATGATGATAGCTGAGAGACCCAGCCTAGTCGGACTAGCCGCAACCACCACAGCCGCAGAACAAGCATACAAAATGGCAGCTGTAGCACCGAACGACATCGACGTCGCGTGCACGCACGACTGCTTCAGCATCGCCGAAATCATGAGCTACGAAGACCTAGGCTTCTGCAAAAAAGGCGAAGGCGGCAAATACATCGAACAAGGACAAAGCTACATAGGCGGCAAGGTACCAGTCAACGTGGACGGCGGACTGAAATCAAAAGGACATCCATTAGGCGCCACAGGCGTCTCCATGACCGTCGAGATAACTAGGCAGCTACGCGGCGAAGCAGGAAAACGCCAAGTGCCCAACGCCGAAATCGGACTCACACACAACGTAGGCGAAACCGGACAATACTGCATGGTGCACATCTACAAGAGGTGA
- a CDS encoding NDP-sugar synthase produces MNIDKLRCFIPVGGQAKRLRPLTHDVSKPCVRFLNRPLIEFSMAPLAEQGVRDFIFGEYGYTNYLNLFDQYGEGVGFSAKYRIEPRVHIKHQPNLDDLGSADSYRLNVEYYDVHDPVLVVQGDSLFDINLNDFVKRHEEKGAIMTIALTRVQRVEEYGIAELDKDLRIKRFVEKPPAERAPSNFANAGIYLLSPEVRRIVESEEVKEIMEERRRLDFGFDLIPYLVDKGFPVYGYELKVWYDVGDPESYLKAMHDVLYGKLNIRVLEERILPDRNVWVQGFSEESVKRRKEIAKKYKENRLSLDGAVLIGRYPRIGDYSKIADSNIDNFCILGEHANVERSAIMDAAKIGDYAHVSDSILGRKVVVESTRENPVRIESTSVIGNAVHIRKGCRLIRTRVNYGLAIPPGMTYIDKFLQNYEDVAKLAS; encoded by the coding sequence GTGAATATAGACAAACTGAGATGTTTTATTCCAGTCGGTGGTCAGGCTAAAAGGTTAAGACCTCTGACGCACGACGTATCAAAGCCTTGTGTTAGGTTCTTGAACAGGCCGTTAATCGAATTCTCAATGGCGCCGCTGGCTGAGCAAGGTGTGAGGGACTTCATTTTCGGAGAGTACGGTTATACCAACTATCTGAACCTTTTCGATCAGTATGGAGAAGGGGTTGGGTTCTCAGCAAAGTATAGGATCGAGCCGAGGGTGCACATCAAACATCAGCCCAACCTTGACGACTTGGGAAGCGCCGATTCTTATAGGCTAAACGTGGAATACTATGATGTCCATGATCCGGTCCTTGTTGTACAGGGAGACAGCCTCTTCGACATCAATCTAAACGACTTCGTCAAAAGACATGAGGAAAAGGGGGCAATAATGACCATTGCCTTAACGAGGGTGCAAAGGGTAGAAGAATATGGCATAGCCGAGTTAGATAAAGATCTGAGAATTAAGAGGTTTGTCGAAAAGCCTCCAGCGGAAAGAGCACCAAGCAATTTTGCCAACGCTGGCATCTATTTGCTTTCTCCAGAAGTGAGAAGGATAGTTGAAAGCGAAGAAGTAAAGGAGATAATGGAGGAAAGGAGGAGGCTCGATTTCGGTTTTGATCTCATTCCTTACCTAGTGGATAAAGGATTTCCCGTCTATGGTTATGAACTGAAAGTATGGTACGATGTCGGAGATCCAGAAAGCTATCTTAAGGCTATGCATGACGTTCTCTATGGAAAGCTGAACATAAGAGTCCTAGAAGAAAGAATTCTACCGGACAGAAACGTTTGGGTTCAGGGATTCAGCGAGGAGTCTGTTAAGAGACGGAAAGAGATTGCTAAAAAATATAAAGAAAATAGGTTGTCACTAGATGGCGCCGTTCTGATTGGTAGATACCCCAGAATAGGCGATTATTCCAAGATTGCGGATTCAAACATCGACAATTTCTGCATCCTCGGTGAACACGCAAACGTAGAAAGGTCAGCGATTATGGACGCTGCAAAGATTGGAGATTACGCCCATGTGTCAGACAGCATTCTAGGCAGGAAGGTTGTTGTTGAATCAACCCGTGAGAACCCCGTACGCATTGAATCAACTTCGGTGATTGGCAACGCTGTCCACATCAGGAAGGGTTGCAGGCTCATAAGAACTAGGGTCAACTATGGTTTAGCAATTCCACCAGGCATGACATACATTGATAAGTTCCTGCAAAACTACGAAGACGTCGCTAAATTGGCATCCTAA
- a CDS encoding flavodoxin domain-containing protein, with protein MKVFVVYDTKYGNTKLVAEKIVEGLKEVEGIEVAISDVEGVDLAKVAGSDAILIGTPNHVGRPARPITKFIDQLGELELKAKWVAVFDTYMGRDFEKAVKNMETQLGEKVPRLKLITSGLSVRVGGMEGPIVEGELPKCKDFGKKITAQLVRAR; from the coding sequence GTGAAGGTTTTCGTTGTTTATGACACGAAGTATGGCAACACGAAGCTTGTGGCAGAGAAGATCGTGGAGGGTTTGAAAGAGGTCGAAGGAATAGAGGTTGCTATTAGCGATGTCGAGGGGGTTGACCTTGCGAAGGTAGCTGGTTCTGATGCGATTTTGATTGGGACGCCGAATCATGTGGGTAGACCTGCTCGCCCTATTACCAAGTTTATCGATCAGTTGGGTGAGCTTGAATTGAAGGCGAAGTGGGTTGCTGTTTTCGACACTTATATGGGGCGAGATTTTGAGAAGGCCGTGAAGAATATGGAGACGCAGTTGGGTGAAAAGGTTCCTAGGCTGAAGCTGATCACTTCTGGTTTGTCAGTGAGGGTTGGGGGAATGGAAGGTCCTATCGTTGAAGGGGAGCTTCCGAAGTGCAAGGATTTCGGGAAGAAAATAACTGCTCAACTTGTGCGGGCTAGATGA
- a CDS encoding Zn-ribbon domain-containing OB-fold protein — protein sequence MKSKVKFGYVSWLPETEFIAKFLKALKQGKLMGTKCPKCGTKHLPPRQHCKCGSTEIEWYEAPTRGKLFTYTMITYPPDSMAKYAPYIVAVAELEDGTRLLAQITGVTPTTLKVGLPVQVVPHQIAEDRIAYKFKPL from the coding sequence GTGAAAAGCAAAGTGAAATTCGGCTACGTATCATGGCTACCCGAAACAGAATTCATAGCAAAATTCCTCAAAGCATTGAAACAGGGAAAACTGATGGGCACAAAATGCCCGAAATGCGGCACCAAACACCTGCCACCTAGGCAACACTGTAAATGTGGCTCAACCGAAATCGAATGGTACGAAGCCCCCACCAGAGGCAAACTCTTCACATACACCATGATTACTTATCCACCGGACAGCATGGCAAAATACGCCCCCTACATCGTGGCTGTAGCTGAACTGGAAGACGGCACACGCCTACTAGCCCAAATCACAGGCGTAACCCCAACAACACTCAAGGTTGGCTTACCAGTCCAAGTCGTGCCGCATCAAATAGCAGAAGACCGCATCGCCTACAAATTCAAACCCTTGTAG
- a CDS encoding DUF116 domain-containing protein: MPYGFSFDLTKISKSFFRELARISREKELHKRLGVSARHLAEKFHLSEITGLDVPDALQLVEDLVDVQVRNASERARFEKTQNRALFLPHCSRKYMDNRCHAVFNPDIPSYKCGHCSEDCQVNLATTIGEKKGYDVYVVPGGSCIHQIMKKYHYEGAVGVACGQELKLGGEAIKKADWSGQAIPLIKNGCSNTSFSLKSLETVLSTNR; encoded by the coding sequence ATGCCCTACGGATTCAGCTTCGACCTAACAAAAATCAGCAAATCCTTCTTCCGAGAACTAGCCAGAATCTCCAGAGAAAAAGAACTCCACAAGCGCTTAGGCGTCAGCGCCAGACATCTGGCAGAAAAATTTCACCTAAGCGAAATAACAGGCTTAGACGTACCCGACGCCCTACAATTAGTCGAAGACCTAGTTGACGTTCAGGTCAGAAACGCTTCCGAACGGGCACGATTCGAAAAAACACAAAACCGAGCCCTCTTCCTGCCCCACTGCTCACGAAAGTACATGGACAACCGATGCCACGCGGTCTTCAACCCAGACATCCCATCCTACAAATGTGGGCATTGCTCAGAAGACTGCCAAGTCAACCTAGCCACAACAATAGGCGAGAAAAAAGGCTACGACGTCTACGTAGTACCCGGAGGCTCATGCATCCACCAAATAATGAAGAAGTACCATTATGAAGGCGCAGTAGGAGTAGCCTGCGGACAAGAACTCAAACTCGGCGGAGAAGCAATCAAGAAGGCAGACTGGAGCGGCCAAGCAATACCGCTAATCAAGAACGGATGCAGCAACACCAGCTTCAGCTTGAAAAGCCTAGAAACCGTTCTATCAACAAATCGGTAA